From the Saccharomonospora marina XMU15 genome, the window TCCTTGTCGCGGTGCCGTTCGTGGCGGCCATGATCGCGTTGTGCGTGTCGCTGTGGCGCGATCTGCGGCACGATCCACTGATGATCCGGGAGGACGAGATGATGCGCTCGCTTGCGGAGATCCACGCCGAACGGGCCGGTGAAGCACCTCCACCGCGTCGCAGGAGTGTGCGGGGTCGCGCCAGGTGAACCTTCTCGAATACGTCGCCGACCGCTGGGATCGGCTGTCGTTGCAGGCGTGGCTGCACGTGAGCGAGGTGGTGCAGTCCACCGTCATCGCCACGGTTATCGGCGTGCTGATCGGCGTGGCCGTCTACCGAAGCCCCGTCGGCTCCGCGGTCGCGACCGCGCTGGCAAGCACGATCCTCACCATCCCCTCGTTCGCGTTGCTCGGCCTGCTCATCCCCGTGGTGGGGCTGGGCGCGACGCCGACGGTGATCGCGCTGGTGCTGTACGCACTGCTGCCGATCACCCGCAACACCATCGTCGGCCTAGCCGGGGTCGACCCCGCCGTCACCGACGCCGCGCGGGGTATCGGAATGAGCCGCTTCGGCGTGCTCACCAAGGTAGAACTGCGGTTGGCGTGGCCCGCGATCCTGGCTGGGATGCGGGTGGCGACCCAGTTGCTGATGGGCATCGCCGTGATCGCCGCCTATGCGAAGGGCCCCGGGCTCGGCAGCGAGGTGTTCTCCGGCCTCACAAGGGCGGGCAGCGCGAACGCGACCAACCAGGCGCTCGCCGGAACGATCGGCGTGGTGATCCTGGCCCTGTTGTTGGAGGGCGGCTACTTCATCATCGCCCGACTCACCGTCTCGAGGGGTATCCGTGGCTGACGACGTAAGCGGTGTCGAGATCCAGTTGGACAAGGTCACCAAGCGCTACCCGGGCAGCAGGGAGCCCGCGGTGAAGGACTTCACCATGACCATCGCGGCCGGCAAGATCGTCATCTTGGTCGGGCCGTCCGGTTGCGGCAAGACCACCACGATGCGGATGATCAACCGGTTGATCGAGCCGACTTCGGGACGCATCACGATCGGCGGGGAGGACGCGCTCGAACTCGACCCGGACAAGCTGCGCCGCAAGATCGGCTACGCGATCCAGCAGGCGGGGTTGTTCCCGCACTTCACCGTGGCGCAGAACATCGGTGTCGTTCCCGGACTGCTGCGGTGGGACTCCGGCCGCATCCGAAACCGGGTCGACGAGCTGCTGGATCTGGTCGGACTCGACCCAGGCCAGTACCGCGATCGCTACCCGCGCCAGCTTTCCGGGGGCCAGCAACAGCGCGTCGGTGTGGCGCGAGCCCTGGCGGCCGACCCGCCCGTGTTGCTGATGGACGAGCCGTTCGGTGCGGTGGACCCGATCACGCGCGGCAACCTGCAGGACGAACTGCTGCGGCTGCAGGACGAGCTTCGCAAGACCATCGTCTTCGTCACTCATGACTTCGACGAGGCCGTCAAGCTCGGCGACAAGATCGCCGTGCTCGGTGACGCCTCGACCATCCAGCAGTACGACACCCCTGAGGCGATCCTGGCCAACCCCGCCAACGACATGGTCGCGGGTTTCGTCGGCGCGGGCGCCTCGCTCAAGCAGCTCACCCTGCTGCGGGTACGCGACGTCACCTACAGCGACGACGCGCTCGCCGTGGTCGAGGG encodes:
- a CDS encoding ABC transporter permease, with translation MNLLEYVADRWDRLSLQAWLHVSEVVQSTVIATVIGVLIGVAVYRSPVGSAVATALASTILTIPSFALLGLLIPVVGLGATPTVIALVLYALLPITRNTIVGLAGVDPAVTDAARGIGMSRFGVLTKVELRLAWPAILAGMRVATQLLMGIAVIAAYAKGPGLGSEVFSGLTRAGSANATNQALAGTIGVVILALLLEGGYFIIARLTVSRGIRG
- a CDS encoding ABC transporter ATP-binding protein, translating into MADDVSGVEIQLDKVTKRYPGSREPAVKDFTMTIAAGKIVILVGPSGCGKTTTMRMINRLIEPTSGRITIGGEDALELDPDKLRRKIGYAIQQAGLFPHFTVAQNIGVVPGLLRWDSGRIRNRVDELLDLVGLDPGQYRDRYPRQLSGGQQQRVGVARALAADPPVLLMDEPFGAVDPITRGNLQDELLRLQDELRKTIVFVTHDFDEAVKLGDKIAVLGDASTIQQYDTPEAILANPANDMVAGFVGAGASLKQLTLLRVRDVTYSDDALAVVEGEVTPQALRQRMIEEGRTYALVLDARRRPLRWVHVRDLTTARSLTAVGRPVGDPVSTRSTLQDALEAILAEGGNAVVTGARGEYVGTIDITTVTDTVRQLREEHLDSEGAAS